One Kineococcus aurantiacus genomic window carries:
- a CDS encoding RNA-binding protein: MLADALEHLVRGIVGHPDDVQVTSKTLRRGALLEVRVHPDDLGRVIGRSGRTAKALRTVVGALAGGKQVRVDLVDVDRR; this comes from the coding sequence GTGCTCGCGGACGCCCTCGAGCACCTCGTGCGCGGCATCGTCGGTCACCCCGACGACGTGCAGGTGACGTCGAAGACGTTGCGGCGCGGCGCGTTGCTCGAAGTTCGCGTGCACCCGGACGACCTGGGCCGGGTCATCGGCCGCTCGGGTCGGACGGCCAAGGCGCTGCGCACCGTCGTCGGTGCCCTCGCCGGCGGCAAGCAGGTGCGGGTCGACCTCGTCGACGTCGACCGCCGCTGA
- the rimM gene encoding ribosome maturation factor RimM (Essential for efficient processing of 16S rRNA) has translation MEYVVARIGRPHGVRGEVTVEVRTDDPDERFVPGAVLRTDPDRGRLTVASARWHNGTLLLTFSEVTDRTAVEALRDTLLLVDIDDEADETDDAWYPHQLRGLAAVTVTGTPLGVVADLLTGTAQDVLVVTGTDGREVLVPFVRSIVPTVDVRRRKVVLNPPGGLFVELPGDAD, from the coding sequence GTGGAGTACGTCGTCGCCCGCATCGGGCGCCCGCACGGGGTGCGCGGTGAGGTCACCGTCGAGGTCCGCACCGACGACCCCGACGAGCGGTTCGTCCCCGGCGCGGTCCTGCGCACCGACCCCGACCGGGGCCGGCTCACCGTCGCCTCGGCGCGCTGGCACAACGGCACCCTGCTGCTGACGTTCAGCGAGGTGACCGACCGCACGGCCGTGGAGGCGCTGCGGGACACGCTCCTGCTCGTCGACATCGACGACGAGGCCGACGAGACCGACGACGCCTGGTACCCGCACCAGCTGCGCGGTCTGGCCGCCGTCACGGTGACCGGCACCCCGCTGGGGGTCGTCGCGGACCTGCTGACCGGCACCGCCCAGGACGTCCTCGTCGTCACCGGCACCGACGGCCGCGAGGTCCTCGTGCCGTTCGTGCGCTCCATCGTCCCGACCGTCGACGTGCGCCGGCGCAAGGTCGTGCTCAACCCGCCGGGCGGGCTGTTCGTCGAGCTGCCCGGGGACGCCGACTAG
- the trmD gene encoding tRNA (guanosine(37)-N1)-methyltransferase TrmD — translation MRLDVVTIFADYLAPLQLSLIGKAQQQGLLDVRVHDLREHTHDRHRTVDDTPYGGGAGLLMKPEPWGEALDALLADPPAGAREEGPVLVVPSPVGEVFSQRAAVELAAEPWLVFACGRYEGIDARVVEHYRTRIRVREVSLGDYVLNGGEVAVLAITEAVVRLVPGVIGNAASLTEESHAPEHDGLLEHPAYTKPASWRGLDVPAVLAGGNHGAVERWRRDEALRRTASRRPDVLRRLDPARCDRHDLAVLADLGWVPGDHGFSLGSPPVADSSADNTTP, via the coding sequence GTGCGCCTGGACGTCGTCACGATCTTCGCCGACTACCTGGCCCCGCTGCAGCTCTCGCTCATCGGCAAGGCCCAGCAGCAGGGCCTGCTGGACGTGCGGGTCCACGACCTGCGCGAGCACACCCACGACCGGCACCGCACGGTCGACGACACCCCCTACGGCGGGGGCGCCGGGCTGCTCATGAAGCCCGAGCCGTGGGGCGAGGCGCTGGACGCCCTGCTGGCCGACCCACCCGCCGGCGCGCGCGAGGAGGGCCCCGTGCTGGTCGTGCCCTCGCCGGTGGGGGAGGTCTTCAGCCAGCGCGCCGCGGTGGAGCTGGCCGCCGAGCCGTGGCTCGTCTTCGCCTGCGGCCGCTACGAGGGCATCGACGCGCGCGTCGTGGAGCACTACCGGACGCGGATCCGCGTCCGCGAGGTCTCGCTGGGCGACTACGTCCTCAACGGCGGTGAGGTCGCGGTGCTGGCCATCACCGAGGCCGTCGTCCGGCTGGTGCCCGGCGTCATCGGCAACGCCGCGTCGCTGACGGAGGAGAGCCACGCCCCCGAGCACGACGGCCTGCTGGAGCACCCGGCCTACACCAAGCCCGCCTCCTGGCGGGGGCTGGACGTGCCGGCGGTCCTGGCGGGCGGCAACCACGGGGCCGTGGAGCGCTGGCGCCGGGACGAGGCGTTGCGCCGCACCGCTTCCCGGCGTCCCGACGTGCTGCGGCGGCTGGACCCGGCGCGCTGCGACCGCCACGACCTCGCCGTCCTGGCCGACCTCGGCTGGGTCCCCGGTGATCACGGATTCTCGCTCGGGTCCCCGCCTGTGGCAGACTCGTCAGCTGACAACACCACGCCGTGA
- the rplS gene encoding 50S ribosomal protein L19, with the protein MNVLDSIDAASLRSDVPEFRAGDTLKVHVKVIEGSRSRVQVFQGVVIRRTGGGVREAFTVRKVSFGVGVERTFPLHTPVIEKIEVVTRGDVKRAKLYYLRDLRGKAAKIKERRDAVNPRG; encoded by the coding sequence GTGAACGTGCTCGACAGCATCGACGCAGCCTCGCTGCGCTCGGACGTCCCCGAGTTCCGCGCCGGGGACACCCTGAAGGTCCACGTCAAGGTCATCGAGGGCAGCCGCTCCCGTGTCCAGGTCTTCCAGGGCGTCGTCATCCGCCGCACCGGCGGTGGCGTCCGCGAGGCCTTCACCGTCCGCAAGGTCAGCTTCGGCGTCGGCGTGGAGCGCACCTTCCCGCTGCACACCCCGGTCATCGAGAAGATCGAGGTCGTGACCCGCGGTGACGTCAAGCGCGCCAAGCTGTACTACCTGCGCGACCTGCGCGGCAAGGCCGCCAAGATCAAGGAGCGTCGCGACGCGGTGAACCCGCGCGGCTGA
- the lepB gene encoding signal peptidase I — MTTTPPRPSAPARRSSRGGRAVLVLAIALLLVLLVRTFVVQSFSIPSDSMQPTLDPGERVLVWRVDATDVRRGDVIVFDGTGTFADTPAAPRGLARLGAGIGELLGFRPGESDYVKRVVGLPGDRITCCDAQGRLLVDGQPLEEPYVHPGDAASDVEFDIAVPEGRLWVMGDHRSDSVDSRSHLGSPGGGTIALEDVIGRVVAITWPLGAAGTVERGNGS; from the coding sequence GTGACGACCACCCCACCGCGGCCGTCGGCCCCGGCGAGGCGCAGTTCCCGCGGCGGGCGGGCCGTGCTCGTCCTCGCGATCGCGCTGCTGCTGGTCCTGCTCGTGCGGACCTTCGTCGTGCAGTCCTTCTCGATCCCCTCCGACTCGATGCAGCCCACCCTCGACCCCGGCGAACGGGTCCTGGTCTGGCGCGTCGACGCGACCGACGTCCGCCGGGGCGACGTGATCGTCTTCGACGGCACGGGGACCTTCGCCGACACCCCCGCCGCGCCCCGGGGGCTGGCCCGGCTCGGTGCCGGGATCGGCGAGCTGCTCGGGTTCCGGCCCGGGGAGTCCGACTACGTCAAGCGCGTCGTCGGGCTGCCGGGGGACCGCATCACCTGCTGCGACGCCCAGGGGCGCCTGCTCGTCGACGGGCAGCCGCTGGAGGAGCCGTACGTCCACCCCGGTGACGCCGCCAGCGACGTCGAGTTCGACATCGCCGTGCCGGAAGGGAGACTGTGGGTGATGGGCGACCACCGCAGCGACTCCGTCGACTCCCGCTCCCACCTCGGTTCGCCCGGGGGCGGCACGATCGCGCTCGAGGACGTCATCGGGCGCGTGGTCGCCATCACCTGGCCGCTCGGCGCGGCCGGCACCGTCGAACGGGGGAACGGTTCGTGA
- the lepB gene encoding signal peptidase I, translated as MSTEHDAHQGAAAPEPPPARRSPAGGVLAAVKETVLVVAVALVVSLVVKTFLLQAFFIPSQSMERTLDIGDRVIVSKLTPGPFELHRGDVVVFSDPGGWLGETAPTQRGAVGTVVAEALTFVGLLPEDSDDHLIKRVVGLPGDHVVCAPDGSVTVNDTPIGEPYVSSDSPNQLTCDVTVPEGSLWVMGDNRAESADSRYNTDKPHQGFVPIDLVVGRAYAVVWPVGHWTWLSTPHDFDSVSGASGAE; from the coding sequence GTGAGCACCGAGCACGACGCGCACCAGGGCGCGGCCGCACCCGAGCCGCCCCCGGCCCGGCGCAGCCCGGCCGGCGGTGTCCTCGCCGCCGTCAAGGAGACCGTCCTCGTCGTGGCGGTGGCCCTGGTCGTCTCCCTGGTCGTCAAGACGTTCCTGCTGCAGGCGTTCTTCATCCCCTCGCAGTCCATGGAGCGGACCCTGGACATCGGCGACCGCGTCATCGTCAGCAAGCTGACGCCGGGACCGTTCGAGCTGCACCGCGGCGACGTCGTGGTCTTCTCCGACCCCGGCGGCTGGCTGGGCGAGACCGCGCCGACGCAGCGGGGCGCCGTGGGGACGGTCGTGGCCGAGGCGCTGACCTTCGTCGGGCTCCTGCCGGAGGACTCCGACGACCACCTCATCAAGCGCGTCGTCGGCCTGCCCGGCGACCACGTCGTGTGCGCCCCCGACGGGAGCGTCACCGTGAACGACACCCCGATCGGCGAGCCGTACGTCTCCTCCGACTCCCCGAACCAGCTGACGTGCGACGTCACCGTGCCCGAGGGCTCGCTGTGGGTCATGGGCGACAACCGCGCCGAGTCGGCCGACTCGCGCTACAACACCGACAAGCCGCACCAGGGGTTCGTGCCGATCGACCTCGTCGTGGGCCGGGCCTACGCCGTCGTGTGGCCCGTGGGGCACTGGACCTGGCTGAGCACCCCGCACGACTTCGACTCCGTCAGCGGCGCCTCGGGCGCGGAGTGA
- a CDS encoding ribonuclease HII — MSARPTGRSASVPPSLRLERQFLREGHTLVAGIDEVGRGALAGPVSVGVLVVDAATRTAPAGLRDSKLLTPAARDALTPKVQRWAVAWAVGHTEPAEIDAVGITAALRLAGRRALAQLPVAPDVVILDGNHDYLSDPREPSLLDDLGGPAWDAPLVTTRIKADVTCAAVAGASVLAKTTRDALMAQRHELFPHYGWAGNKGYSAPDHLQALALHGACEQHRRSWRLPGVAVPAPRTVQPSARTLDLGPAAGDALGDPAPGGVHH; from the coding sequence GTGAGCGCCCGTCCCACCGGCCGGTCCGCGTCGGTCCCGCCGTCCCTGCGCCTGGAGCGGCAGTTCCTGCGCGAGGGCCACACCCTGGTCGCGGGGATCGACGAGGTGGGCCGCGGGGCGCTGGCCGGTCCCGTCAGCGTCGGCGTCCTCGTCGTCGACGCCGCCACCAGGACGGCGCCGGCGGGGCTGCGCGACTCCAAGCTGCTGACGCCCGCGGCCCGCGACGCCCTGACCCCCAAGGTGCAGCGCTGGGCCGTGGCCTGGGCCGTCGGGCACACCGAACCGGCCGAGATCGACGCCGTGGGGATCACCGCGGCCCTGCGGCTGGCCGGCCGGCGCGCCCTCGCGCAGCTGCCCGTCGCCCCGGACGTCGTCATCCTCGACGGCAACCACGACTACCTCAGCGACCCGCGCGAACCGTCCCTGCTCGACGACCTCGGCGGTCCGGCGTGGGACGCCCCGCTCGTCACGACGCGCATCAAGGCCGACGTGACCTGCGCCGCCGTCGCCGGGGCCAGCGTGCTGGCCAAGACGACCCGTGACGCGCTGATGGCGCAGCGGCACGAGCTGTTCCCGCACTACGGCTGGGCGGGGAACAAGGGCTACAGCGCCCCCGACCACCTCCAGGCCCTGGCGCTGCACGGTGCCTGCGAGCAGCACCGGCGCAGCTGGCGGCTGCCCGGGGTCGCCGTCCCGGCGCCCCGCACCGTCCAGCCGTCGGCCCGGACCCTCGACCTCGGGCCGGCCGCCGGCGACGCGCTGGGGGACCCGGCCCCCGGTGGCGTCCACCACTGA
- a CDS encoding DUF2469 domain-containing protein — translation MSAEDLENYETEMELQLYREYRDVVSLFSYVVETERRFYLANSVDLQVRTADGETYFEVTLHDAWVWDVYRPARFVRDVRVVTFKDVNVEELQKRDIEVPDTPELRDR, via the coding sequence GTGAGCGCAGAGGACCTCGAGAACTACGAGACCGAGATGGAGCTGCAGCTCTACCGCGAGTACCGGGACGTCGTGTCGCTCTTCTCCTACGTGGTGGAGACCGAACGGCGCTTCTACCTCGCCAACTCGGTGGACCTGCAGGTGCGGACGGCCGACGGCGAGACCTACTTCGAGGTGACGCTGCACGACGCCTGGGTCTGGGACGTGTACCGGCCGGCGCGGTTCGTGCGCGACGTGCGGGTCGTGACCTTCAAGGACGTCAACGTCGAGGAGCTGCAGAAGCGCGACATCGAGGTGCCCGACACCCCGGAGCTGCGCGACCGCTGA
- a CDS encoding YraN family protein: MVHVRAKDAVGRYGERVAARWLSEAGMTVVERNWRCRRGEIDILARDGDVLVVCEVKTRRSGRAGTAAEAVTPDKLRRLRDLTQEWLRARPDVRYGAIRFDVVAVTPADRGPAHVEHLRAVL; this comes from the coding sequence GTGGTGCACGTGCGTGCGAAGGACGCCGTCGGGCGGTACGGGGAGCGGGTCGCCGCTCGGTGGCTGAGCGAAGCCGGGATGACCGTCGTGGAGCGCAACTGGCGGTGCCGGCGGGGGGAGATCGACATCCTCGCCCGCGACGGGGACGTCCTCGTCGTCTGCGAGGTCAAGACCCGGCGCAGCGGCCGCGCCGGGACCGCGGCCGAGGCCGTCACCCCCGACAAGCTGCGGCGCCTGCGCGACCTGACGCAGGAGTGGCTGCGGGCCCGCCCCGACGTGCGGTACGGCGCCATCCGCTTCGACGTGGTCGCCGTGACCCCCGCCGACCGCGGCCCGGCCCACGTCGAGCACCTGCGCGCGGTGCTCTGA
- a CDS encoding YifB family Mg chelatase-like AAA ATPase, translated as MALARCLAVGLIGLDGHLVEVEADISAGIPAFVLVGLPDASLNEAKDRVRAAAANSGFPLPSQRITVNLSPATLPKNGSAFDLSVAVATLTAAGVLPPEASAETVHLGELGLDGSVRAVDGVLPAVLAAARAGVRRVVVPEATAGEAALVPGITVRGARWLAELVAEYRGDPPLELPDPPRAFVPPARPVTARPLDLADVVGQTEARFALEVAAAGGHHLLMNGPPGAGKTMLAARLPGLLPDLDEDAALEVTAVHSVAGTLRGRPGTALITRPPYEDPHHTASVASLVGGGSGVPRPGAVSRAHRGVLFLDEAPEFEARVLDALRQPLEHGELVLHRARGTARYPARFQLVLAANPCPCGRAVGKGVDCTCTPQARRRYATKLSGPLLDRVDVQLQVHAVTRADVADPVAGESTAVVAARVAAARAVQRERLARHGVLTNGELRGPLLRGPLRLPAETTRDLDRALDRGLLTLRGVDRVLRLAWTVADLRGAPAPDRDDVGRALALRGALTSAVAA; from the coding sequence ATGGCCCTGGCGCGCTGCCTCGCGGTCGGGCTCATCGGGCTCGACGGGCACCTCGTGGAGGTGGAGGCCGACATCTCCGCCGGCATCCCCGCCTTCGTCCTCGTCGGACTGCCCGACGCCTCGCTCAACGAGGCCAAGGACCGGGTCCGGGCCGCGGCCGCCAACTCCGGCTTCCCCCTGCCCTCCCAGCGCATCACCGTCAACCTGTCCCCGGCCACGCTGCCCAAGAACGGGTCCGCGTTCGACCTCAGCGTCGCCGTCGCCACGCTCACCGCCGCGGGCGTCCTGCCCCCCGAGGCGTCGGCCGAGACCGTCCACCTCGGCGAACTGGGCCTGGACGGCAGCGTCCGGGCCGTCGACGGCGTCCTGCCGGCCGTCCTGGCCGCGGCCCGGGCCGGTGTGCGGCGCGTCGTCGTGCCCGAGGCCACGGCCGGTGAGGCCGCCCTCGTGCCCGGCATCACCGTGCGCGGCGCGCGCTGGCTGGCCGAGCTCGTCGCCGAGTACCGCGGGGACCCGCCCCTGGAGCTGCCCGACCCGCCGCGGGCCTTCGTCCCGCCCGCCCGGCCCGTGACCGCCCGCCCACTCGACCTCGCCGACGTCGTCGGCCAGACCGAGGCCCGGTTCGCGCTGGAGGTGGCCGCCGCCGGTGGCCACCACCTGCTCATGAACGGCCCACCCGGGGCCGGCAAGACCATGCTCGCCGCGCGCCTGCCCGGCCTGCTGCCCGACCTCGACGAGGACGCGGCCCTGGAGGTCACCGCCGTCCACTCCGTGGCCGGCACCCTGCGCGGGCGCCCCGGGACCGCCCTCATCACGCGCCCGCCCTACGAGGACCCCCACCACACCGCGTCGGTGGCCTCCCTCGTCGGCGGCGGCAGCGGCGTACCGCGCCCCGGTGCCGTCTCCCGCGCCCACCGCGGCGTGCTGTTCCTCGACGAGGCGCCCGAGTTCGAGGCGCGGGTGCTCGACGCGCTGCGCCAGCCGCTGGAGCACGGCGAGCTGGTGCTGCACCGCGCCCGGGGCACCGCCCGCTACCCGGCCCGCTTCCAGCTCGTCCTCGCGGCCAACCCCTGCCCGTGCGGCCGGGCCGTGGGCAAGGGCGTCGACTGCACCTGCACCCCGCAGGCCCGCCGCCGCTACGCCACGAAGCTGTCCGGGCCGCTGCTGGACCGCGTCGACGTCCAGCTGCAGGTGCACGCCGTGACCCGCGCCGACGTCGCCGACCCCGTCGCGGGGGAGAGCACCGCCGTCGTGGCCGCCCGCGTCGCCGCCGCCCGCGCCGTGCAGCGCGAGCGCCTGGCCCGCCACGGCGTGCTCACCAACGGCGAGCTGCGGGGGCCGCTGCTGCGCGGGCCCCTGCGGCTGCCCGCCGAGACCACCCGCGACCTCGACCGCGCGCTGGACCGGGGCCTGCTGACCCTGCGCGGCGTCGACCGCGTCCTGCGGCTGGCGTGGACGGTCGCCGACCTGCGCGGCGCCCCCGCTCCGGACCGCGACGACGTCGGGCGGGCCCTGGCCCTGCGCGGCGCCCTCACCTCGGCGGTGGCCGCGTGA
- the dprA gene encoding DNA-processing protein DprA, producing MSATPARGTPAPRPVPPALRPALADDRLARAAWSRLAEPGDAAAARLVAEVGAPLALEAVVSGRGPDRWRTRLHETDPASDVAAVRAAGGRLVVPGDEEWPTTLSDLDVDATGDRSLGAPFCLWVRGPARLAGVTARSAALVGSRAATGYGQHVASELSAGLAERGFAVVSGGAFGIDAAAHRAALAVGGVSVAVLACGVDRTYPAGNAALLATLGRTGALVSEVPPGSTPTRWRFLERNRLIAALTRGTVVVEAAWRSGALSTADRAERLMRPVGAVPGPVTSAASAGCHRLLRERGAVCVTSAEEVAELLGDLGREAVTARQAERRPFDGLERDELRVAECLPRRGGADLDRLARDAGLDVAAVQAVLGRLELSAHAARAGDGWCRGPAA from the coding sequence GTGAGCGCCACCCCCGCGCGGGGCACCCCGGCCCCGCGCCCCGTGCCGCCCGCGCTGAGGCCCGCCCTGGCCGACGACCGGCTCGCCCGCGCCGCCTGGAGCCGGCTCGCCGAACCGGGCGACGCCGCCGCGGCCCGGCTCGTCGCCGAGGTGGGCGCCCCGCTGGCGCTCGAAGCCGTCGTCTCCGGTCGCGGCCCCGACCGCTGGCGGACCCGGCTGCACGAGACGGACCCCGCCTCCGACGTCGCCGCCGTCCGTGCCGCCGGCGGGCGGCTCGTCGTGCCCGGCGACGAGGAGTGGCCCACCACCCTGTCCGACCTCGACGTCGACGCCACCGGCGACCGGTCCCTGGGAGCGCCGTTCTGCCTGTGGGTCCGCGGGCCCGCCCGGCTCGCCGGCGTCACCGCCCGCAGCGCCGCCCTCGTGGGGTCGCGGGCGGCCACCGGCTACGGCCAGCACGTCGCCTCCGAGCTCTCCGCCGGCCTCGCCGAGCGGGGGTTCGCCGTCGTCAGCGGCGGCGCGTTCGGCATCGACGCGGCCGCGCACCGCGCGGCGCTCGCGGTCGGCGGCGTGAGCGTCGCCGTGCTGGCCTGCGGGGTGGACCGCACGTACCCGGCCGGCAACGCGGCCCTGCTGGCGACGCTGGGGCGCACCGGCGCGCTGGTCTCGGAGGTGCCGCCGGGGTCCACGCCCACCCGGTGGCGCTTCCTGGAGCGCAACCGCCTCATCGCGGCGCTGACGCGGGGGACCGTGGTCGTCGAGGCGGCCTGGCGCTCGGGTGCGCTGTCCACGGCCGACCGGGCCGAGCGGCTGATGCGCCCGGTCGGGGCCGTCCCCGGGCCGGTGACGTCGGCGGCCTCGGCGGGCTGCCACCGGCTGCTGCGCGAGCGGGGGGCCGTCTGCGTCACGAGCGCCGAGGAGGTCGCCGAGCTCCTCGGCGACCTCGGCCGCGAGGCCGTCACGGCCCGGCAGGCCGAACGCCGGCCCTTCGACGGGCTGGAGCGGGACGAGCTGCGGGTCGCCGAGTGCCTGCCGCGACGGGGCGGGGCGGACCTGGACCGGCTGGCGCGGGACGCCGGCCTGGACGTCGCCGCGGTGCAGGCCGTGCTGGGCCGGCTGGAGCTGTCGGCCCACGCGGCGCGGGCCGGCGACGGCTGGTGCCGGGGGCCGGCGGCGTGA
- a CDS encoding RtcB family protein: MERLADKLVNWASILEEKTRRQAETAATMPFIHPHIALMPDAHLGKGATVGSVIPTDGAIIPAAVGVDIGCGMIAVRTQFSAADLAGRDLSVLRVAIERSVPLSAGAANRVVEPTAVPRVAELEQLEPHRAGFREALAPAWRTALGTLGSGNHFIEVSLDETGAVWLFLHSGSRGPGNKLATHHIAVAQRLCAQWFVPLPDRDLAYLVEGTAEFDDYVSDLRWAQQFALLNREEMVDRVAARLGEFLGVEVQEQERINCHHNYTSRERHFGREVWLSRKGAIRADEGRPGLVPGSMGTASYVVVGKGNRMALDSSPHGAGREYSRSAARRRFTREQLREAMAGIEYRDTDAFLDEIPAAYKDIDRVMADAADLVEVRHTLRQVVNVKGD, translated from the coding sequence GTGGAGCGGCTCGCGGACAAGCTGGTGAACTGGGCGTCGATCCTGGAGGAGAAGACCCGCCGTCAGGCGGAGACCGCCGCGACGATGCCCTTCATCCACCCGCACATCGCGCTGATGCCCGACGCCCACCTCGGCAAGGGGGCGACCGTCGGGTCGGTCATCCCGACCGACGGCGCCATCATCCCGGCGGCCGTCGGGGTCGACATCGGCTGCGGCATGATCGCGGTGCGGACGCAGTTCTCGGCCGCGGACCTGGCCGGCCGGGACCTGTCGGTCCTGCGGGTGGCGATCGAGCGGTCGGTGCCGCTGTCGGCGGGTGCGGCGAACCGGGTCGTGGAGCCGACGGCCGTCCCGCGCGTGGCCGAGCTCGAGCAGCTCGAACCGCACCGGGCCGGGTTCCGCGAGGCGCTGGCCCCGGCGTGGCGCACGGCGCTGGGGACGCTGGGGTCGGGCAACCACTTCATCGAGGTGTCCCTCGACGAGACGGGCGCGGTGTGGCTGTTCCTGCACTCGGGGTCCCGGGGGCCGGGCAACAAGCTCGCGACCCACCACATCGCCGTCGCCCAGCGGCTGTGCGCGCAGTGGTTCGTGCCGCTGCCCGACCGCGACCTGGCCTACCTGGTCGAGGGCACGGCCGAGTTCGACGACTACGTCAGCGACCTGCGGTGGGCGCAGCAGTTCGCGCTGCTGAACCGCGAGGAGATGGTGGACCGGGTCGCGGCCCGGCTCGGGGAGTTCCTGGGGGTCGAGGTCCAGGAGCAGGAGCGGATCAACTGCCACCACAACTACACCTCGCGCGAGAGGCACTTCGGCCGGGAGGTGTGGTTGTCGCGCAAGGGGGCGATCCGCGCCGACGAGGGGCGCCCCGGTCTGGTCCCGGGGTCGATGGGCACCGCCAGCTACGTCGTGGTGGGCAAGGGGAACCGGATGGCGCTGGACTCCTCGCCGCACGGCGCGGGCCGGGAGTACAGCCGGTCCGCCGCGCGGCGGAGGTTCACCCGCGAGCAGCTGCGGGAGGCCATGGCGGGCATCGAGTACCGCGACACCGACGCGTTCCTCGACGAGATCCCCGCCGCCTACAAGGACATCGACCGGGTCATGGCCGACGCCGCCGACCTCGTGGAGGTGCGCCACACGCTGCGGCAGGTCGTGAACGTGAAGGGCGACTGA
- the whiG gene encoding RNA polymerase sigma factor WhiG, with protein sequence MVDDGKERGIDTTGTTEQQSADSAQPPVEEVQPAGRPQANARFSSRKGKGPLTPEQEAAEAALRAMWEEFKASADPYVREKLIMHYSPLVKYVAGRVGVGLPPNIEQADLVSYGIFGLIDAIEKFDIERAIKFETYAISRIRGAIIDELRAIDWIPRSVRSKAREVERTYATLEGELHRTPTEAEVAERMGIPLSDLHHIFSQVSYVNVVALDELLSVSGEKGDKLSLVDTLEDTKAEDPVAAFESEETKFLLSRAINQLPEREKIVVTLYYYEGLTLAEIGRVLGVTESRICQMHTKAVLQLRGKLSDAS encoded by the coding sequence GTGGTCGACGACGGTAAGGAGCGCGGCATCGACACCACCGGCACGACCGAGCAGCAGTCCGCCGACAGCGCGCAGCCCCCCGTCGAGGAGGTCCAGCCGGCCGGTCGGCCCCAGGCGAACGCCCGGTTCAGCAGCCGCAAGGGCAAGGGACCCCTCACACCGGAGCAGGAGGCGGCCGAGGCCGCCCTGCGGGCCATGTGGGAGGAGTTCAAGGCCTCCGCGGACCCCTACGTCCGCGAGAAGCTGATCATGCACTACTCGCCGCTGGTCAAGTACGTCGCCGGGCGCGTGGGTGTGGGCCTGCCGCCGAACATCGAGCAGGCCGACCTGGTCTCCTACGGGATCTTCGGCCTCATCGACGCCATCGAGAAGTTCGACATCGAGCGCGCCATCAAGTTCGAGACGTACGCCATCTCCCGCATCCGCGGCGCCATCATCGACGAGCTGCGCGCCATCGACTGGATCCCGCGGTCGGTGCGCAGCAAGGCCCGCGAGGTCGAGCGGACCTACGCGACCCTGGAGGGGGAGCTGCACCGCACCCCCACCGAGGCCGAGGTCGCCGAGCGGATGGGCATCCCGCTCTCGGACCTGCACCACATCTTCAGCCAGGTCTCCTACGTCAACGTCGTCGCGCTCGACGAGCTGCTGAGCGTGTCCGGTGAGAAGGGCGACAAGCTCTCCCTCGTCGACACCCTGGAGGACACCAAGGCCGAGGACCCCGTCGCGGCCTTCGAGAGCGAGGAGACGAAGTTCCTCCTGTCGCGGGCCATCAACCAGCTGCCCGAGCGGGAGAAGATCGTCGTCACCCTCTACTACTACGAGGGCCTGACGCTGGCCGAGATCGGCCGCGTCCTCGGCGTCACCGAGTCGCGGATCTGCCAGATGCACACCAAGGCGGTCCTGCAGCTGCGCGGGAAGCTCTCCGACGCCAGCTGA
- a CDS encoding peptidoglycan DD-metalloendopeptidase family protein codes for MLSSSVPPVLVPLAAAGLAVAALSGPPAAPGPARTPVAAWGWPVTPHRVLRGFDDVGRYAAGHRGLDLAVSPGRPVVAVAAGSVTFAGPVAGRSVVVVLHADGVRTTYEPVAPLVTAGSTVAGGQPLGVVAATPAHCAVPCLHLGARAGEVYLDPALRLRPAAPVLLPLGQA; via the coding sequence GTGCTGAGCTCCTCCGTCCCCCCGGTCCTGGTCCCGCTGGCGGCGGCCGGGCTGGCCGTGGCCGCGCTGAGCGGTCCTCCCGCCGCGCCCGGGCCCGCGCGCACCCCGGTCGCGGCGTGGGGGTGGCCCGTGACGCCGCACCGGGTCCTGCGCGGTTTCGACGACGTCGGGCGGTACGCCGCCGGGCACCGTGGGCTGGACCTGGCCGTCTCCCCCGGCCGGCCGGTCGTCGCCGTCGCGGCCGGGTCGGTCACGTTCGCCGGTCCCGTGGCCGGCCGGTCCGTCGTCGTGGTGCTGCACGCCGACGGTGTTCGGACGACGTACGAACCGGTCGCCCCCCTCGTCACCGCCGGCTCGACGGTCGCCGGCGGCCAGCCGCTGGGGGTCGTGGCGGCGACACCGGCGCACTGCGCGGTGCCGTGCCTGCACCTGGGCGCCCGCGCCGGCGAGGTCTACCTCGACCCGGCCCTGCGCCTGCGCCCGGCCGCTCCCGTGCTGCTGCCGCTGGGCCAGGCGTGA